From the genome of Fusobacterium varium, one region includes:
- the patB_3 gene encoding Cystathionine beta-lyase PatB codes for MIQTFTEEGDSILIQTPVYHPFRISTENNNRKIVTNPLIDTNGYYTVDFNDFEKKIIDNNVKMFILCNPHNPVGRVWTKEELEKMGEICLKHNVLVVSDEIHSDLIFKDSKFTSFLTLKDELKNNCIVCTAPSKTFNLAGLQTSLILIADDEIREKYKNTLMKIRLETPSTFGIEAIKAGYMHSAEWLDELIDYLDENRKFIEEYIKENMPGVKYLKPEGTYLAWIDFRNVLKPGETLEEIFEDKAKVAIDYGNWFGEEGAGYVRLNFACPKSIVKEALDRVKNVIFK; via the coding sequence ATGATACAAACTTTTACTGAAGAGGGTGATTCTATCCTTATTCAAACTCCTGTATATCACCCATTCAGAATATCTACAGAGAATAATAATAGAAAAATAGTTACTAATCCTCTAATAGATACTAATGGCTACTATACTGTAGATTTTAATGATTTTGAAAAGAAAATAATTGATAATAATGTTAAAATGTTTATTCTCTGCAACCCTCATAATCCAGTAGGAAGAGTGTGGACAAAAGAAGAACTTGAAAAAATGGGAGAAATCTGCTTAAAACATAATGTTCTTGTAGTATCTGATGAAATTCATTCTGACCTTATTTTTAAAGATAGTAAATTTACTTCATTTCTTACTTTAAAAGATGAACTTAAAAATAATTGTATAGTATGTACAGCACCGAGCAAAACATTTAACCTTGCTGGACTTCAGACTTCTCTTATCTTAATAGCAGATGATGAAATAAGAGAAAAATATAAAAATACCCTTATGAAAATAAGACTTGAAACTCCAAGTACTTTTGGTATAGAAGCTATTAAAGCTGGTTATATGCACTCTGCTGAATGGCTTGATGAATTAATTGATTATCTTGATGAAAATAGAAAATTCATTGAGGAATATATTAAAGAAAATATGCCTGGTGTAAAATATTTAAAACCTGAAGGTACTTATCTGGCATGGATAGACTTCAGAAACGTATTAAAACCTGGAGAAACTTTAGAGGAAATATTTGAAGATAAAGCTAAAGTTGCTATTGATTATGGTAATTGGTTTGGAGAAGAGGGAGCAGGATATGTAAGACTTAATTTTGCTTGTCCTAAATCAATAGTTAAAGAAGCTCTTGATAGGGTTAAAAATGTAATATTTAAATAA
- the yusV_2 gene encoding Probable siderophore transport system ATP-binding protein YusV — MWEKHTIKNIYRFLKYENGKIIIDNIEISDYKSKALAKKMAVLAQKQNMNFDFTVEEIVEMGRYAHQESLFASEKEGLVEEALESVGMKEMKKRSFLTLSGGEMQRVLIARALAQDSDILILDEPTNHLDIKYQIQIMELVKKTKKTILAVIHDMNIASSYCDYIYGMKKGKIEIEGKPEEIFTRENIKKVFEVECEIAKHPKTDRPLIIF, encoded by the coding sequence GTGTGGGAAAAGCACACTATTAAAAATATATACAGATTTTTAAAATATGAGAATGGAAAAATAATAATTGATAATATTGAAATAAGTGACTATAAATCAAAAGCCCTAGCTAAAAAAATGGCTGTTTTAGCTCAAAAGCAAAATATGAACTTTGATTTTACTGTAGAGGAGATTGTAGAAATGGGTAGGTATGCCCATCAGGAATCTTTATTTGCTTCAGAAAAAGAAGGATTGGTAGAAGAGGCTTTAGAGTCAGTTGGAATGAAAGAAATGAAAAAAAGAAGCTTTCTTACACTATCAGGAGGAGAGATGCAGAGAGTACTTATAGCAAGAGCATTGGCTCAGGATAGTGATATATTGATATTAGATGAGCCTACCAATCATTTGGATATAAAATATCAGATACAGATAATGGAATTGGTGAAAAAGACTAAAAAAACTATTTTAGCAGTTATACACGATATGAATATTGCCAGTTCATATTGCGACTATATATATGGAATGAAAAAAGGAAAAATTGAAATTGAAGGAAAACCTGAAGAGATATTTACCAGGGAAAATATAAAAAAAGTTTTTGAGGTAGAATGTGAAATAGCAAAACACCCAAAAACAGATAGACCACTTATAATATTCTAG
- a CDS encoding Uncharacterized ABC transporter ATP-binding protein HI_1252 produces the protein MIEVKGLEYSIEDKKILKDIFLTVKEKKFVGVIGANGCGKSTLLKIYTDF, from the coding sequence GCTTGAGTATTCTATAGAGGATAAAAAAATACTTAAAGATATTTTTCTTACAGTTAAAGAAAAAAAATTTGTAGGTGTCATAGGAGCTAATGGGTGTGGGAAAAGCACACTATTAAAAATATATACAGATTTTTAA